Proteins encoded together in one Candidatus Auribacterota bacterium window:
- the nadD gene encoding nicotinate-nucleotide adenylyltransferase, which yields MIRKIGILGGSFDPVHIGHLIIAEQISERLTLDSVLFIPCNTPPHKDAVNLTPGGRRFRMVELAIEGNPRFRACDIELTRGGVSYSVDTVTSLKLQYGPGTEFYFLVGADSLIELAAWREYKRLLSLCTVVTAVRPGCDLSSWPSQDGLCTREEISDLKRHVMETPLIDISSTEIRRRRQSGESIRYLVPDAVEQYVIEHSLYVSHDRHGRGTEKEQCEKLR from the coding sequence GTGATTAGAAAGATCGGAATACTGGGGGGCAGCTTTGATCCGGTCCATATCGGCCACCTGATCATCGCCGAGCAGATTTCGGAGCGCCTGACGCTGGATTCGGTGCTCTTCATCCCATGCAATACGCCGCCCCATAAAGATGCGGTGAACCTCACCCCGGGGGGGCGCCGCTTCCGGATGGTCGAGCTCGCGATCGAGGGGAACCCGCGATTCAGGGCGTGCGACATTGAGTTGACGCGCGGCGGCGTCTCGTACTCGGTGGACACAGTCACCTCCCTTAAATTACAGTACGGTCCCGGGACGGAATTCTACTTTCTCGTGGGCGCGGACAGTCTGATCGAGCTCGCGGCATGGCGGGAGTATAAAAGGTTGTTGTCACTCTGTACGGTGGTCACCGCGGTTCGCCCCGGGTGCGACCTGAGCTCCTGGCCATCTCAGGATGGATTATGCACCCGGGAAGAGATCTCCGATCTCAAGCGCCACGTCATGGAGACGCCGCTCATCGACATATCGTCAACAGAGATACGCCGGAGGCGACAATCCGGGGAGAGCATCAGGTATCTGGTCCCGGATGCGGTGGAGCAATACGTCATTGAGCACAGTCTCTACGTGTCGCATGACAGGCACGGGAGGGGGACCGAGAAGGAGCAATGCGAAAAACTGCGCTGA
- the rsfS gene encoding ribosome silencing factor, translating to MRKTALKNVPGGKRLALACAREAAEKKAENILVLDMRAISSIADYFVICSGASTRHVRAIAESIVDETGADGARCWHSEGWADGYWIVLDFTDVIVHVFHDDARRYYHIERLWGDAKTVTSQKPKAEGK from the coding sequence ATGCGAAAAACTGCGCTGAAGAATGTGCCGGGAGGCAAGAGGCTCGCATTGGCCTGCGCCAGGGAGGCCGCTGAGAAAAAGGCGGAGAACATCCTGGTGCTGGACATGAGAGCGATCTCATCCATCGCCGATTACTTTGTCATTTGCAGCGGCGCTTCAACGAGACACGTGAGGGCGATCGCGGAATCTATCGTGGATGAGACGGGCGCGGATGGCGCGCGCTGCTGGCACAGCGAGGGATGGGCTGACGGTTACTGGATTGTGCTCGACTTCACTGATGTCATCGTCCACGTCTTCCACGATGATGCCAGACGGTACTACCATATCGAGCGCCTATGGGGAGACGCAAAAACAGTTACAAGCCAAAAGCCCAAAGCCGAAGGAAAGTAG